The sequence below is a genomic window from Coffea arabica cultivar ET-39 chromosome 8e, Coffea Arabica ET-39 HiFi, whole genome shotgun sequence.
AGCCACTGGACATGAAAAATGAACATCAGATTCTGTTAAAACTTGAAATGCGGCTGGGCACTAGCATAAGAAGAAGAATTGATTGCAAATGAAGATAATTTGAGAATCTTACTTACTATGTTCCAGCAATTTTTGTTGTCTTTGATCTGGTTTCACTTTCTCCAAATATTCTGGCCATTCCAAAATCAGATATTTTGGGGTTCATATCATTGTCTAACAATATGTTGCTTGCTTTTAGATCGCGACGAATAATCCTCAGCCTTGAATACCTATGGAGATAAAGAAGCCCTTGAGCAGTTCCTTCAATAATGGATACACGTTTGGTCCAATCTAACAGTGTTCGTTTGGTAGAATCTGCAGGTAGATCATAAGTGTAATAATAGATACTTTAGATAAAAATCTGACCTTATGAATTTTTCACCTTATCAAAATTTAAGATCACCGCAAGATGTCAAGTACTAACCAAATATAAACGAGTCCAAGCTTCTGTTGGGCATGTATTCGTAGATTAATATATACTCGTCTCCTTGTATGCAACATCCCAAAAGCCTCACTAGATTTCTGTGCTGGAGTTTAGATATCAGGGTGACCTCATTCATGAACTCCTTCACTCCTTGTCCTGATCTCTGGGAAAGTCTTTTTACTGCAATTTCTTGACCTTGGGGCAATTTTCCCTGAAATATATGGAATTGCTTTTAGCATCTAACTTATGCTCCATATCCACTGAAACTAACCTAAGATGCTTCATCAACCTTATAAACTGGTCCAAAGCCACCTTCACCAAGCTTATTTTGCGTGGCGAACTGATCAGTTGCAGTTTCTATGGCCTGCAAGTTAAAAAGTGGCAACTCCTGATCATTGACACTTCCCATCTCAATGTGATCTGCA
It includes:
- the LOC113703201 gene encoding G-type lectin S-receptor-like serine/threonine-protein kinase At1g11330 codes for the protein MGSVNDQELPLFNLQAIETATDQFATQNKLGEGGFGPVYKGKLPQGQEIAVKRLSQRSGQGVKEFMNEVTLISKLQHRNLVRLLGCCIQGDEYILIYEYMPNRSLDSFIFDSTKRTLLDWTKRVSIIEGTAQGLLYLHRYSRLRIIRRDLKASNILLDNDMNPKISDFGMARIFGESETRSKTTKIAGTYGYMAPEYAMDGLFSEKPDVFSFGIIVLEIISGHRNMAFFESDSSLNLLGHAWNLWKEEKPLELLDSTVANSSCSASEVVRCLQLGLLCVQERAADRPCMSDVISMLRNDTIVLPLPKEPAFLAQFTSGTDSHSSRNQNRDHSRNEITVSEVHGR